A DNA window from Phragmites australis chromosome 11, lpPhrAust1.1, whole genome shotgun sequence contains the following coding sequences:
- the LOC133885199 gene encoding uncharacterized protein LOC133885199, giving the protein MGVDYYKVLGIGRGASDDELKKAYRRLAMKYHPDKNPSPQADSLFKQVSEAYDVLSDPQKRAIYDQYGEDGLKAGAPPPSASTHAACAGAHGFRFNPRSAEEIFSEIFGGACPRTPGGGVPHGFPGFGGAGAGEASSAAAQRKAPPIERQLACNLEDLYKGATKKMKISRDVLDAAGKPTNVEEILTIDIKPGWKKGTKITFPEKGNEMRNVIPSDLVFIIEERAHPKFKRDGNDLIYTHMISLVEALTGCTVQLTTLDGRNLTIPVKSVVSPTYEEVVQGEGMPITREPCKKGNLRIKFQIKFPTNLTADQKAGIQQLLS; this is encoded by the exons ATGGGGGTGGACTACTACAAGGTTCTGGGCATCGGCCGTGGCGCCTCCGATGACGAGCTGAAGAAGGCCTACCGCCGCCTGGCCATGAAGTACCACCCTGACAAGAACCCCTCGCCGCAGGCCGACTCCCTCTTCAAGCAGGTCTCCGAGGCCTACGAC GTGCTCAGCGACCCGCAGAAGCGCGCCATCTACGACCAGTACGGTGAGGACGGCCTCAAGGCCggcgcgccgccgccctccgcATCCACGCACGccgcctgcgccggcgcccacGGGTTCCGCTTCAACCCGAGGAGCGCCGAGGAGATCTTCTCCGAGATATTCGGCGGGGCTTGTCCCCGCACCCCCGGCGGCGGCGTTCCCCACGGGTTCCCGGGCTTTGGCGGGGCCGGCGCTGGGGAGGCGTCTAGCGCGGCGGCGCAGAGGAAGGCGCCGCCGATCGAGCGGCAGCTAGCTTGCAATCTGGAGGACCTGTACAAGGGCGCCaccaagaagatgaagatctCCAGGGATGTACTCGACGCCGCCGG GAAACCAACGAATGTTGAGGAGATCCTGACGATAGATATCAAGCCCGGATGGAAGAAGGGTACAAAGATCACCTTTCCTGAGAAAGGCAACGAGATGCGTAATGTCATACCTTCGGATCTAGTGTTCATAATAGAAGAACGGGCACACCCCAAATTCAAAAGAGATGGGAACGACCTTATTTACACTCACATGATCTCTCTTGTGGAGGCATTGACGGGTTGCACAGTCCAACTGACAACTCTGGATGGACGAAATCTGACTATTCCTGTGAAGTCCGTTGTCAGTCCTACTTATGAAGAAGTTGTGCAAGGCGAAGGGATGCCAATCACAAGGGAGCCGTGTAAGAAAGGGAACTTGAGGATCAAGTTTCAGATCAAGTTCCCCACTAATCTAACAGCTGACCAAAAAGCAGGGATCCAGCAACTTCTGTCTTAA